The nucleotide window gGCCGGGTCGCTTGTGTTCGAGGGTGTGCAGATGCGGTATCGCGAGGGGCTGCCGcttgtgctgcgcggcgtgaGCTTCCGGATCGCGCCGCGCGAGAAGGTCGGCATTGTTGGGCGGACGGGGAGCGGGaagtcgacgctgctgctgacgttCATGCGGATggtggaggtgtgcggcGGGGTGATCCGCGTGAACGGGCGCGAGATCGGTGCGTACgggctgcgcgagctgcggcagcagttCTCGATGATCCCGCAGGACCCTGTGCTGTTCGACGGGACTGTGCGGCAGAACGTGGACCCGTTCCTGGAGGCGTCCTCCGCGGAGGTGTGGACTGCGCTGGAGCTCGTGgggctgcgcgagcgcgttgcgtcggagagcgaggggaTCGACAGCCGCGTGCTGGAGGGCGGGTCGAACTACAGCGttgggcagcggcagctgatgtgcatggcgcgcgcgctgctgaagagggggagcgggTTCATCCTGATGgacgaggcgacggcgaacaTCGACCCGGCGCTTGACCGGCAGATCCAGGCGACGGTGATGAGCGCGTTCGCGGCGTACACGGTGATCACGATCGCGCACCGGCTGCACACGGTCGCGCAGTACGACAAGATCATCGTGATGGACCACGGTGTTGTTGCGGAGATGGGCAGCCCGCGCGAGCTTGTGATGAACCGCCAGTCCATATTCCACAGCATGGTGGAGGCTGTGGGGCCGTCGGCGCGAAGGCACTTCCTGTCCCTCGTAGGGGGTCGCGGAAACGAAGTCGCGCCCTACTCAAAGTGCGGGTGAGCGCGCTCGTGCGGCGTGAGCACGGTGCACTTGTGTATCTCTGTACTGGGCAGCTGCGCAGAGATGTAGCCGCACTGGACGGCTGCGCTGACGCCTTTGGCCGACGCCCCGCTTTTGGGCGGTGCGAACGGGTCTGGTCGCGCAAACCGAGTCGGAGTATGCCACTGACTCCTTGAGCGGCATCCCGTGCTGTCttttgtgtttgtgtctTGCTTCGGCACCTTTTCCGCCGGCGTGCGCCCGTTGTTATTCGTTCGACATGATTTTCACGGCTGCGTGATGGCATCGTTGTGCGTACGACGGAGCCGGAGTCCTTCGCGACGTTGAAtgtcgttgtgtgtgtgtatgccaTTCTCTGGTCACCTCCGGTTCCCTCTTTGAAGGCAAGGCGAACCAAAATAGGCGCCGCTTGTCTTGAGCAAGCATCCTGTGGAGGGCTAGAGGGGATGAGTGGGTGCAAGTCGCCAGGTGGTTGTGGCTGTACATGTGTGTCCTTCGTACACGTGCAGAGGGCAGCTTGGGTTATGCTGTGTGTCACTGCagtgcagcgctgctgccccgaCTCGTTAGTCCAACGCGCTCTCTGCGTTGGCTAACAGggcggccgcagcactgGCCCTGCCCCTTCGAGCCGGTGTGCACGTCATCGCCGTCTCTCGTcgcccgcacacgcacagagtgaactcaccccccctcctctttggCGTGTGCGGTTGTACCGAAGGTGGCTGGCACGTCAACAGGGAGTTCGCGGGGGTTGCGgtcctccttctccacccctcccttgcTCTTGGCATCCGTCCTCACGCAACGCAACACACGTTTTTTGCGTAGCACCGCCCTTTTTTTAGGTGAACGGCATCTTCGTTGTCCGTGCGCAGGCTTGCACGTCCGTTTGTGTTTCGGCAGGGAGGACTTTCCTCGTACACCCGTGCCTGGAGCGCTGTGTGTCGCTCTGCTCCGTCTGCTGCTCCCTCATCTTCGTATTACAGGCTCGACCCGGGACGCTAGGACAgatcgtctctctctgtgtctgtgcctaTTCTCTCTTCGCCGTTCTTCCAgaccctctctctcctacACTCCCTGGATGGTTTCTCCGtaccggcagcggtggcctTCAGCGGTACCCTATTCAACCGAGAACGGCTCGAGCACGCACGGacccacacccgcgcacagagaggcgTTCGTGGCGCCTTCACGGCTCTCTTCTTATCGGCGGCTGCATCTTATCTGTGGTCTTTGTGCGCCCAcgacagagacgcacacgctgACAGACAGGTAGGCTAATCGAAagccggcggcggaggaggccgacGAACCGAAGGGCAACACCACCCACACAGCCAACAGACCTTGGGGAGgcgacagggaggggggaagttAGCCGaagccaccgcagcagagcaCGACCGCTGATTTAACGCTTGTGCACGCCTTGGTTTGCTGCGCTCTCGTCGCCTCTCACGCGTGTCCTGCGCAGAGTTGTTGGGCCTGTGCGAGTGTCACTCACAACTCAGCCTCCTCTCTATCTGTGTTCCGCCCACCCTCTACAGAGTGTGCGTCGCTCATGCCGAGTGCATGGCGACGAAGAGGGATTGAAGtcgcggcggcaacagcaccaGCGAGCAACGCCAGTCGGGCATGCGCATTCACGGTTTGCCCCTtacttccccccccccccgaagTGATTTTCTTGTCGTGGCATGCCCGTATACCCTGTCGCTTCTGCTTCCTCGCCACGCAAACACgtacagacacgcacgcgccgccgagGATATACATGCACGGCTGTCGTCACACGGGGACTCTTTGTTTCCTTGCTTGCGTGTCCGTTCGGCCACGAGGGAGCCCACAGATAtgcacgcagacacagccacagctcacccacctctgctgcaccaccgctgaATCCTCGTTGTCTAGGACGAACAGTCCTGCTGTCGAACACGGGCCACGCGTCTGGCGGGCTCTTCTCGGCCTTTGTCGACCCTAACTTCGTGTGCAGGGCGAAGTCAAAGGACCAGAGGCCCTCCTCGCTTCCTGCGCGGAAAGGTGTGTGGGCTACCGTAGCGGTATATCAgaggtgctgccgcggggtagcagcggtgccgcttTTTCTGTTCTACTGCTATCATTGTCTTCCTGGCTTGCTGTTGTCACTTCGCATGGCCATtcaccctcttctccctctcgaAGGAACCCACGTGGGCAtgggagggggcgcaggGCATTGTTTGCGTGAGCGTAGgtcatgtgtgtgtgtgcccctgATGAGCGGGTGCACGGCCCTCGacatgcccctccccctctcttcgtATCTCCGCCCTCCGGCAGCCCACCGCTGCTGTATTTGGTGGCGAGGGTAGAGGTGATTCTCAGGGCGAGGCATTCCCGTTTTCAACGTGGACTCgtgcgaggggagggcgaggagcgcACGAATGATGACCGAAAAGAGAAGTAAAGCCCACGCATTCAAGTTTCAGGCGAGAAAGACAGTTGtggaggacggcggtgctctTCGCATCTGCATCGGGGGGTGGCTTGTGGGATGAGGGGAACGATGCCGTCATCCACTCAATCCTACAGAGGGAATGCCTCTCCGCCCATGAGCTCGCAAAACAGAAAAGATGCTCCACCGTCTCTCCCGTTCACGCCTgtgttgctgccgcctcgtcacccctccctccccgcggGTGTCtcgcctctccgccgccttccaTCCCACGCGCTTCTGTTTTTGCGCTCGCGGCGACCCCCGGGACAGCACTCCGCCTTCATCATCAGCCGGGATGCCCGaccctccctctgcgtgtgaGAGAGCGCTCTTGCCTTGTCCGGCGCGCTGTCGCTTCACTCCATTTTGTCTTCACACAAGatctctccttttctgtcTCCGCCGCTATACACAGGCAGACATATACACCTCTGCAGGCACACCTACACCCTTCTCCATcgctctgccgcagcgttAGGCGTGCGGCTCTTATTCTGCCATCGTCGTTGCTGTGCTTGCACACTGCTCACTCCTCTTTCGCGGCAAAGTGCGCTGCGCAACTGCGGAGTGGTcgtgtcttcctctctcccgtCTTCGCGTTATCTGCCTTTCGTTTATTCTTACCTCCCGTCCCCCAACCTCTCCTTTCCCGAGGACCATCGCTGGTCTTTCCCATCCAGTGGGCCTCTTCCCCTGTCTGCTCCCTTCGCACAACTGCGCATCATCatcgcgccaccgccgtcggcgtctaCTTGCGTTAACGCGAAGgctttgctctctctcttagGTTTCTTCCAGCGCACTGCAGCATCGACATCTCAGCACCGCTCCCCTGACACGGCCGCGTGCACCCGCACCGCGCTCTAGCAGTCCCCATGCAATACGAGGACCCGCGCCATCACAGCTCAGCGTTAGCGGAGCGCAAGACACTGCCGAAAGGTGGACACCAGAATGGCGCTCGTGAACGGCTTGTAGCCATTTCAAAAGGCATGGAAGCGAATCGAAAGGCTGTGCTGCAGGAGTGCGATGCGCTGAAACAGCGAATAACGGAGCTGTGGGGCCCGCCGAAGCGCTACGTAGCGTGCGACGAGGACCGTGCCTCCTTTATCCATCGCGTGTGGTACATATTTGTGTATCcgatggtgctgctcgcATCACGGGAACAAATTAGTCTTGAGAATTTGCCCCCGCCGACGCGggatgcgcgcgcgcacgactGCGGGCTGCGGCTGTCGCGTGCTGTGCAGGCTGCGATGTACGAGCGTAACGCGTGGCACTGCATGGTTGGGGCGGAGGTCGTGAGCACGCTGGACGCTTCGAGTCGCGGCGTTCTGCGGTGGGTTGgggtgccgcagcagggcgGGTACACGCGGATGATGGCTGGCGTGGAGTGGAGCGTGCCGCCGGCTCTGCGCACCGCTGCGAGGTCCGACAACAGCGGTGTGTCGCCGTTCTTCGACGGCGTTGCGCACGGCGAGCACCTGTTCACACCTGAGCAGAGTGGCATGTCGACGCTGGAGGAAGTGACGTGCGTAAGGTCGCTGTCGTTGGATGGGAGGCCGGTGGACCCTGCTTCTGTGCCGACACCGCGCcggctctctctcacgcgcaTGCTcctggcgtcgctgccggagTATTTTTGGTGGCAGTTTCCCCTCAAACTTGTTGGCGACGTGTGCACCCTCACCATACCTTTTCTGTTGAAGGCCTTTGTGCACTTTATCAGCGAGCGCAACCAGAGCTGGGTGTACGGGCTGGGGCTGGCAGTGACGTTCTTTCTGACACAACTGATGCAGAGTACCTGCCTGCACCGCTACTACTACGTGAGCATCAAGTGTGGCCTGCAGTACCGCTCCGCCCTTAACGGGTTGATCTTTGAGAAGGTGTTCACGATCTCCAACAAGGCTCTGGCGCATCCACAGATGAACACTGGCCGCATCATCAACATGATGAGCACGGACACCGAGCAGGTGAACCAGTTCATGCAGCATTGCATGTACATCTGGAGCAGCCCCATGGTCTTTCTTTTCGCCATCTCATTTCTCAGTCGCTTGGTGGGTTGGTGCTCCATCATGGCTctcgtggcgctgctcatGACGCTGCCGATCAACGCTTGGCTGATGAAGTGGCagatggcggcgcggcgaaaGCTCGTCAAGGCGACGGACGTGCGTGTGAAAGCAGCGAACGAGTTCTTCTCTGGCATCCGCGTCGCCAAGTTTATGACGTGGGAGCCGCGGTTTATCGCCAACATCGAGGAGAAGCGCACCTTGGAGATGTCGTACTTGAAGCAGGTGCAGACCGCGCGAGTCTGCACGTCGTTTGTGAGCATGGCCACCCCACAGGTCATGATCGCGGCAGTGCTCATTGTGTATTACCTGCTTGGGCACGAGCTGACGCCGACGGTGGTGTACCCGACCATCTCTCTCCTAGGCATTATCAGGATGCCGTTTAATATGCTGCCGTATGTGTTCACTGCGTCTGCGCAGTATCTTGTGGCAATCACGCGCCTCAACAAATTCCTCGAGTGCGACAACGCCACCTGCTCCACTGTGCAGGACATGGAGGAGTACGCGAGGGAGCAGAGCGAGCACAGCGCTGCCTGCCAGCTTGCCGCTGTGCTGGAGAACGTCGACGTGACTGCGTTTGTGCCCGTGAAACTGCCGTTTGCGCCGTGTTTGCACGTGCCGTTCGTTccgcgcgtgctgcggaTGCTGTGCTGCGGGCGCTGCCGGCCTGCGAAGCAGTACTCCGCGCCGGCGGCTGTGGCCGAGGATGTGTACGCGGTTTCGCAATCAtcaccctcctcgccgtcttcgtcgccATCTCCGCGCGGAGGCGGTAATCAGAAGGGTAATCCTGAGGCGGAGTGGTACGAGCTGGAGccgaaggtgctgctgcgcgacgtgTCTGTGAGTGTCCCGCGCGGAAAGCTGACGGTTGTGCTTGGCGCGACGGGGAGCGGGaagtcgacgctgctgcagtcgctgctgtcgcagtTCGAGATCAGCGAGGGCCGCGTGTGGGCGGAGCGGAGCATCGCGTacgtgccgcagcaggcgtGGATCATGAACGCGACGGTGCGCGGCAACATCCTGTTcttcgacgaggaggacgccgcGCGGCTCGCGGAtgccgtgtgcgtgagccagctggaggcggaccTTGCGCAGCTTGGCGGGGGGCTGGAGACGGAGATCGGGGAGAAGGGCGTGAACCTGAGCGGCGGGCAGAAGGCGCGCGTGAGCCTTGCGCGCGCCGTGTACGCGAACCGCGACGTGTACCTGCTGGACGACCCCCTGTCCGCGCTGGACGCGCACGTTGGCGAGCGCGTTGTGGAGGAGTGCTTCCTTGGCGCGCTTGCGGGGAAGACGCGCGTGCTTGCGACGCACCAGGTGCACGTTGTGCCGAGGGCAGACTACGTTGTGGCGCTGAGTGACGGGCGCGTGGAGTTCAGCGGAAGCAGCGCGGACTTTATGCGGACGCCGTTTTACGCATCGCTggccgctgcggaggcaGATGATCCTACTGGAAAAGGTGCTGGTGCAAATGCAGCGACTGAGGACGGGAATGCTGTCTGCGATGGCGTGTCCGATCGTGAGGAGGGCTCTGCAAAACCGTCAAGGGCGGCGCGggcggatggcgctgctgcccccgccgctgcagctcagctgatgacggtggaggagaaagCGTCAGGCACGGTGCCATGGCGGACGTATCGAGAGTACCTCGGGTTTTGcggagggcgtgtgtgggtgggcggggTTCTGGCGATGTTTGGCGTGACAGAGCTCTTTACCATCTCTGGAATGCTGTGCTTATCAATgtggacggcgcggcgcttCGATTTGTCGGACGCCTCGTACTTGCTGATGTACATTAGCTGCGTCATGCTTGGGACGTtgacggtgccgctgcgcttctaCTTTTCATTCGAGGCAATGCGACGCGGGTGCGTTAGGATGCACCAAGCCGTTCTGCGCAGTGTGTCACGGGGAACGATGGAGTTCTTTGACACAACACCGCTGGGCCGCATCCTTAACCGCTTCTCGCGCGACGTGGACGTCGCGGACAACATGCTGCCAATGTCGATGCTACAGATGATGGGTTGCCTTTTCGGGATcctgtcgtcgctgctggtgacgCTCTTCACGCAGCCGCTGGTGATATTCGCGCTTGCGCCGTGCGGGTATCTCTACTACCAGATCATGGTGTTCTACAACTCTGCCAACCGCGAGATCCGCCGAACAAGCAGCGTCGTAAAGTCGCCACTGTTCTCGCTCCTTGGCGAGGCGCTGACCGGTAGCGCGACGATCACTGCGTACCACCGCGCTTCGATGGCgatgcaggaggcgctgcgccggttGGACCTCGTGTACTCGTGCTCGATCCTAGAGAACATGGCGAACCGGTGGCTTGGAATTCGTGTAGAGTTTCTCAGCAATGTTGTGGTATCGACAATCGTCCTCATCGGCATTGGCCGTACGGTGCTGATGGAGACCCGTGAGGAATGGATAGCGCTCGTTTCGCTGTCACTGACGATGGCAACGCAGACGACAGCACTGCTGAACTGGCTTCTGCGGCAGGTTGCGAGCGTGGAGGCGGACATGAACAGCGTAGAGCGACTGCTGCACTACACCCACGAAGTtccgcaggaggcgatgCCGGAGCTGgacgcggaggtggacgCGCTGGAGAGGCGGACGGGAGTGGCGGCGGACGTGACGGGGACGGTTGTGATCGAGCCTGCGAGCCCgacgagcgccgcgccgcacgccgtgcagGCCGGGTCGCTTGTGTTCGAGGGTGTGCAGATGCGGTATCGCGAGGGGCTGCCGcttgtgctgcgcggcgtgaGCTTCCGGATCGCGCCGCGCGAGAAGGTCGGCATTGTTGGGCGGACGGGGAGCGGGaagtcgacgctgctgctgacgttCATGCGGATggtggaggtgtgcggcGGGGTGATCCGCGTGAACGGGCGCGAGATCGGTGCGTACgggctgcgcgagctgcggcagcagttCTCGATGATCCCGCAGGACCCTGTGCTGTTCGACGGGACTGTGCGGCAGAACGTGGACCCGTTCCTGGAGGCGTCCTCCGCGGAGGTGTGGACTGCGCTGGAGCTCGTGgggctgcgcgagcgcgttgcgtcggagagcgaggggaTCGACAGCCGCGTGCTGGAGGGCGGGTCGAACTACAGCGttgggcagcggcagctgatgtgcatggcgcgcgcgctgctgaagagggggagcgggTTCATCCTGATGgacgaggcgacggcgaacaTCGACCCGGCGCTTGACCGGCAGATCCAGGCGACGGTGATGAGCGCGTTCGCGGCGTACACGGTGATCACGATCGCGCACCGGCTGCACACGGTCGCGCAGTACGACAAGATCATCGTGATGGACCACGGTGTTGTTGCGGAGATGGGCAGCCCGCGCGAGCTTGTGATGAACCGCCAGTCCATATTCCACAGCatggtggaggcgctggggCGCAGTGAGGCGGCACGCGTGATGCAGGTGGCGATGGCTCAATAGTTAGCGGCGAAGAGTTGCTGaggtgctttttttttttgcgggCTCGCCGCGGCTCGTAAAAGGTAGCGTGTGAACCGGCGACTCTCTAATTCACTGTGTttgcctctctctgtgtgcggaGCTTGTTGGGCTGTGGTCGACGAGTACCggctgcagtggcagtgCGGGCATGAGATGCCCTCCAGCCACTCTGTATACTGCTTGTGTGGACCGTGTAATGTGCCACGGTGCAGTGGGTGATGCCCCGCAAAATACATGCAGACTTTGCGCAGGCAAAGGCCCTTCTCGCGTCACCTCGTATGTGGATATATTTACTTGGCTTTATTGGAGGATGTTGTTAAATCCCGCATTGCCGCTTATCGCTTCCGTCCTTTCAGTGATATGCAcccgccatcgtcgtcgcagATGGCCTTGCGTGCTCCGCCGCGGTCGCACTTCCGCGCTCCGCCACTGCGCATGCTTCTTCGACGCACCACCTTCCTTGGATCTCTCACTCTGTGCTTGTGTtcgccgctctctcctctttgCCTTTCACACAAGTCTCTGTTTCACCGGAGATCCCGGCCACCGCACCGTGGCACGAGGGTCCAGCACGCCCTCCGTGGGGGAGCCAATAGCGGGCACCCTGCCGCCGGGCACGGCTGCGGACTCTTGTTGCCGACGGAGAGGCctgggctggcgctgtgccaAAGAGACTCGCGCCCGCGATCACGCGTGTACCGGCTCACTACATATCGCGCCAGCTACATGGCGGCAGCCGTCCCGCACCAGGCAACGAGGGTGTCGGGCTCACGAGACGACAGGAGGCCATCCTCGCCCAGctccgcacgcgcgcctgtCCGTCCTCTGCattgctgcagcgacgcgtgGCTGGCAGTGGCAAGATGCAGTGCGCATGGTGCACTGCCGGCTACTCCGCTGGCACGGCGTACCGCATCTAAGCAAAGCATGCAGAGGTCAGAGGAGCAAGGGCGATGGACGGGAGAAGCTGAGAAGAGATGCGTGCCAAGCAGCCCAGCAGTGCATGTGTGCGAGATGCGCGGCATCCCCTGCATCCCACCGCCTGGGCcgatgaggcgcagatgccgggGGCGTGACTAGAGTAGCCCgagtggcgccaccgcgccatGCACACTCCAACGCGGCGAGCCGCCACACCGCGTTACGGCATGCCGCGGCATGGGCTGGCGCAGCAACACGCATGGCGTACAGGCCGAGTGCCGGGTCTCACAGGGCCCTCACCGGCACGGGAAGAGACGGTACGACGCATGGCCCGATTCGACCACACACAGCTCGCGCTACGCAACGGGGATGTAGCGGCGGTGCCCCGCAGGGGCAGGTGAGCTGTGGCTGGGCATGTGCGCATGGTCTGCTGGTTTGATGGTGGCCGAGTAGACACGCTGACCGGCATATCTTTACCGGCATGTGGAAGGCTTGTCAATGGTGTGCTGGATTTTTGTCGtctgtgggcgtgtgtgccgttCTTTGGGTGTGGGTTGCGGCCTGCGGACTGCGTTCGACGACGTCTACCTGTCGGTGTTGTCAGAGCGAAGGGGACGTGCAGATTCCACCGTGGCGGGGTAAGGACCTGAAGGAAAGCAAGACGTCGAGCCACTCACACACTCGATATTCAGAACGGAATGGCTCTGCTGACTAGCAGTGCagtgggagaggagggcggaCACAGGGGTAGGCGCCACCCCTCTTCGTTTTCGCGGCTGCCATACCTTGGAAGTCTCTGCCGTCTTCTCCCTTACCACACCTCCCCGCGCCTGCCACGTTAAGTGGAGGGGGATGGGCACCATTCGCGGAAACGCTCGTCATGCAGGTGGTGTGGCCGGCAGTGAATGTCTCGTTTTCCCTGTTGCTGTGGACTGGCGTAGTGGTGCGGAGTGTTGGCGGAGGGAAGTGGCGAGGCCATGGGCGCatatcagcagcagcagaagcagcaggatctctctcgcctccgcGATTCTTAGTCTGGACAATTTTGTTAGTGAGCCTCTTCGCGCTCaacgcccctctctctcttccgctgTTGTTCTTGCACGTGTTCATGTTCCCCAGCTACATACACTTAGACACATCGCCAGAGGGATGCGCAGGTCCCTTGCTCTTCGACATCTCATGGGCGCTGGCTGCGGCTCTTCCGGAGCTGTGCATTCTTGCCGTATATCGTCGTCCCTACAGGCTCTAGTCGCTTCCTCGGGCACACtctgctcctcctgctcccaGGCCTTCACCACGTCATCCTCCGACACCATCTCGTCCGCCAGGTATGCGTCGTGCGTTGCCGTCTGCACACCCGTTCGGCACTTTGGCAATGCGCCGTCGCGCATTCGCCCAGTCGAGACACCCGCCGAGAACATGTGGCGGCAGAGTGAGCGTGAGACGAGCGCCTCCGTGGTTATTGTCATTATGTTCATGGTGCCACTCTGGCTGTACGTGGCCTCAGCGCATGGGCAGGAACACAagcgcgccgcggtgcgcgcgtgggcgCTGGAGCAACGTGCGGCACATCACCCTTCTGAGAGTGAGGGCGAAGACGAGGCGTAGAGCGGCGAagtggggaagggaggggcaggcGTGGGACGCGGTGCAACCTCAAGAGTTGGGATGCTCCGTCCGCCACTGCCCTTTTCTCCTCTCGCCGGCTTGCCTGTCTCGCGCCGTCTCTGTGGGGGGTGACGCCACAGCACCCCATCAGCCGAGGGTGGAAGGTCAGTACGTGTAGACTCGGCTTCACAGATGGCTATACtgcggcgcacacacgcttaCACACGACGGCGCTACCGCCGGTATTGCTGCATCTGTGCCTTGCCCCTCTTCTGTCTTTGCTTCGTCGCCTTTCAGTCACACGCTTACGTCTTGTCGGGGGAGTGCGCGGAAAGCGCACAAAGAAAGAAGCCGTGCTATGAGGGGTCGAGTCTGCGCCCCCGTGATGGACTGCTCTgccggcccccctcccctcccccccacacacacgtctcATCCCTGGGGTCCCGTGTGCACCCAAGCAAAACGGGTGAGAacagctccgcctcgccgacATCCCCGATCCTctgacgcacacacacctttgGCCTCCCCCCGCTCTGCTTCTTGTATATGTGTTCCTTGGCGGGCCTTCGCCGCCTGTCTGGTGAGAGTGTTTGGCCTGCCGCGGGCGTCGCTGATGTCGGCATCCGCGTAAAATGCCAAGGGAACGTGCCTTGTGTCGTTTTCGTATGTGTGCTCCCTGTTTTCTGTGACTAGCTACGAAGGCGTAGTGCATCTCTGGGCACGTGGGCGGCACTTTCTCTCCCCATCTAGTGTTCGCTTGAATGCGCCGAGGAGCCGCCGGgggatgcgcgtgtgtagcCGCGCACCGTGgtggttgtggtggtggtggtctgTGCGGGTGCATCGCCGGTGTCAACACGACCACCGCAGTGCGCGGCTACACACGCGGCATCCCTTACACTCCCCAAGGGACCATTCAGGATTACACGTCCTCTCCGCGGCACGGAAGGCTGGCTGAGATGCAGCGCAATATCGACAGGGAGGCGAGAAGGGCGCCGACCGGACTCTACGAAGGTCCGACCATCACCACCAAGGACGGTGCGAGGCCACTTTTTCCTCCCGAAAAAGCACGTCACGCCAACCGCGGCTCGGCCCCACATggagcgccaccaccgaccTATGCTCCGCAGTTCGCCGCACCGGCTGCGATGCGCGAGGACAtgatgccgccgcagtcTGATTCCTACCAATGCGACCTCCGCAGCGACCCCGCGTAC belongs to Leishmania mexicana MHOM/GT/2001/U1103 complete genome, chromosome 23 and includes:
- a CDS encoding putative ABC transporter, with protein sequence MQYEDPRHHSSALAERKTLPKGGHQNGARERLVAISKGMEANRKAVLQECDALKQRITELWGPPKRYVACDEDRASFIHRVWYIFVYPMVLLASREQISLENLPPPTRDARAHDCGLRLSRAVQAAMYERNAWHCMVGAEVVSTLDASSRGVLRWVGVPQQGGYTRMMAGVEWSVPPALRTAARSDNSGVSPFFDGVAHGEHLFTPEQSGMSTLEEVTCVRSLSLDGRPVDPASVPTPRRLSLTRMLLASLPEYFWWQFPLKLVGDVCTLTIPFLLKAFVHFISERNQSWVYGLGLAVTFFLTQLMQSTCLHRYYYVSIKCGLQYRSALNGLIFEKVFTISNKALAHPQMNTGRIINMMSTDTEQVNQFMQHCMYIWSSPMVFLFAISFLSRLVGWCSIMALVALLMTLPINAWLMKWQMAARRKLVKATDVRVKAANEFFSGIRVAKFMTWEPRFIANIEEKRTLEMSYLKQVQTARVCTSFVSMATPQVMIAAVLIVYYLLGHELTPTVVYPTISLLGIIRMPFNMLPYVFTASAQYLVAITRLNKFLECDNATCSTVQDMEEYAREQSEHSAACQLAAVLENVDVTAFVPVKLPFAPCLHVPFVPRVLRMLCCGRCRPAKQYSAPAAVAEDVYAVSQSSPSSPSSSPSPRGGGNQKGNPEAEWYELEPKVLLRDVSVSVPRGKLTVVLGATGSGKSTLLQSLLSQFEISEGRVWAERSIAYVPQQAWIMNATVRGNILFFDEEDAARLADAVCVSQLEADLAQLGGGLETEIGEKGVNLSGGQKARVSLARAVYANRDVYLLDDPLSALDAHVGERVVEECFLGALAGKTRVLATHQVHVVPRADYVVALSDGRVEFSGSSADFMRTPFYASLAAAEADDPTGKGAGANAATEDGNAVCDGVSDREEGSAKPSRAARADGAAAPAAAAQLMTVEEKASGTVPWRTYREYLGFCGGRVWVGGVLAMFGVTELFTISGMLCLSMWTARRFDLSDASYLLMYISCVMLGTLTVPLRFYFSFEAMRRGCVRMHQAVLRSVSRGTMEFFDTTPLGRILNRFSRDVDVADNMLPMSMLQMMGCLFGILSSLLVTLFTQPLVIFALAPCGYLYYQIMVFYNSANREIRRTSSVVKSPLFSLLGEALTGSATITAYHRASMAMQEALRRLDLVYSCSILENMANRWLGIRVEFLSNVVVSTIVLIGIGRTVLMETREEWIALVSLSLTMATQTTALLNWLLRQVASVEADMNSVERLLHYTHEVPQEAMPELDAEVDALERRTGVAADVTGTVVIEPASPTSAAPHAVQAGSLVFEGVQMRYREGLPLVLRGVSFRIAPREKVGIVGRTGSGKSTLLLTFMRMVEVCGGVIRVNGREIGAYGLRELRQQFSMIPQDPVLFDGTVRQNVDPFLEASSAEVWTALELVGLRERVASESEGIDSRVLEGGSNYSVGQRQLMCMARALLKRGSGFILMDEATANIDPALDRQIQATVMSAFAAYTVITIAHRLHTVAQYDKIIVMDHGVVAEMGSPRELVMNRQSIFHSMVEALGRSEAARVMQVAMAQ